A single genomic interval of Dysidea avara chromosome 8, odDysAvar1.4, whole genome shotgun sequence harbors:
- the LOC136263315 gene encoding putative phosphatidylglycerol/phosphatidylinositol transfer protein DDB_G0282107 isoform X2 encodes MQNVKIKYYPNPPVVEQNITFELRGTIMEKVTSGRVYTSVYFNNFPPLKETYDFCYILSYIEDIQCPVPAGDVHYKYAVFAKNSILPGNYSATFTLTDQMNDEVLCIKLGCEITE; translated from the exons ATGCAAAATGTGAAGATAAAGTATTACCCCAACCCTCCTGTAGTGGAACAAAATATTACATTTGAATTACGCGGCACCATAA TGGAGAAAGTGACTAGTGGTCGAGTATATACAAGTGTATATTTCAACAACTTCCCACCATTAAAGGAAACTTATGACTTTTGTTATATTTTGTCATACATTGAAGATATACAGTGCCCAGTACCAGCAG GAGATGTACACTACAAGTACGCGGTTTTTGCTAAGAATTCTATACTCCCA GGCAACTACTCTGCTACTTTTACATTAACAGATCAGATGAATGATGAAGTGTTATGTATAAAGTTAGGATGTGAAATTACTGAATAG
- the LOC136263315 gene encoding putative phosphatidylglycerol/phosphatidylinositol transfer protein DDB_G0282107 isoform X1 yields MQYLDVIVYFIILLLPRSNSEFHFSCWIESCTKPNSLMQNVKIKYYPNPPVVEQNITFELRGTIMEKVTSGRVYTSVYFNNFPPLKETYDFCYILSYIEDIQCPVPAGDVHYKYAVFAKNSILPGNYSATFTLTDQMNDEVLCIKLGCEITE; encoded by the exons ATGCAGTACCTAGATGTTATAGTATATTTCATCATTCTCCTGCTTCCTAGATCTAATTCAGAATTTCATTTCAGCTGCTGGATTGAGTCATGCA CCAAGCCAAATTCACTGATGCAAAATGTGAAGATAAAGTATTACCCCAACCCTCCTGTAGTGGAACAAAATATTACATTTGAATTACGCGGCACCATAA TGGAGAAAGTGACTAGTGGTCGAGTATATACAAGTGTATATTTCAACAACTTCCCACCATTAAAGGAAACTTATGACTTTTGTTATATTTTGTCATACATTGAAGATATACAGTGCCCAGTACCAGCAG GAGATGTACACTACAAGTACGCGGTTTTTGCTAAGAATTCTATACTCCCA GGCAACTACTCTGCTACTTTTACATTAACAGATCAGATGAATGATGAAGTGTTATGTATAAAGTTAGGATGTGAAATTACTGAATAG